A section of the Scylla paramamosain isolate STU-SP2022 chromosome 33, ASM3559412v1, whole genome shotgun sequence genome encodes:
- the LOC135089853 gene encoding vacuolar protein sorting-associated protein 11 homolog isoform X5, with amino-acid sequence MAALLQWRKFSFFDVTANIDGGQLAEALKGAEVTCTAGGRGQVYIGDSAGCVHGLNRQLKVSTFVAHGQPVRSITAFDHTSIVITIADGSPGTPSEVKVWSPDKLDSQGRPTCLRSLAPDPRPAPASQRQSQASQSGPSRNQVPHVTTLAVHPNLSLMAVGFSDGSIMLYRGEVSRERGSKHKVLLTVSSGLTSLHLRHTTRSTHLFATTRTHTYCINLTVRDKETTVELDGLGCEPGCSTLADGRHEHHFLVARPDALYSYTSDSRGSCYVFEGEKTLVAWFRGYLIVAAADKGGPTTRSGERSITVYDLTNKLVALSTRVRGLAGVVGEWGGLYLVTTEPSLIHMSEKDLHSKFQLLFKKNQFDIAISLAKTQCCDQEEVAEILKQYGDWLYSKGNHAAAMDQYLKTVPHLEPSYVIRKYLDTQHIHNLTTYLQALHRTGSATADHTSLLLNCYTRLRDTQQLNEFIMSKEGAVECDVELGVRVCRSAGYYDHALALAARHGLHHHHLAILIDDKKDYSAALRYMATLELEEVKANVLRYGSVLLNHVPDETTELLISLCTDYKPSNSPIVKEGSLDSYPTPEDPVRADPEEFEYLLVGHSEQAITFLERLTDPHNPSRQLLSPRLYTTLLAEYLHQYSLAPEGQDQVALGEKVLALLRNPDTKVCRDQALLLCDKHKFHDGKLLLWEQAGMFEEMLAWHGERGETEAALAVCSRKAQQQPSLWCSFLRQLASASSPSPPNPHHLSTCLNNIEEKGLMPALEVMEVLASSPHITLGQVRDYLLGVVASHSSTLAAEASRSQQYAQETAKMRDTIRDLRTGATQFTATKCNICNNELELPSVHFLCRHSFHQHCFESYSESDADCPMCLPENKKMMDIIKAQETHRSQHDHFHEQLERSSADAFTVVADYLGRGVFTHLQSLSALYPRLNTTKIPEVESRLRALERTLPGTAGMGSEGRLRVKEGKGLAVLEPESEARIRLEGKPGLSKFSSSGGSVRPNDPNASKALTSPSEAQLRSSLSSSILVPSPEGRVRGGETSRMGAGASSPSLHDHITRSPHTTRSADKRTMNQAVESISSALASTQVSSSPKNKPSDNPFQEEDSATGGNPFGDFETENLESNPFADDYDESKNPFAADTPSTTSPDPKNPFESDNYDSSLNPFAES; translated from the exons atggCTGCGCTGCTACAG tGGAGGAAGTTCAGTTTCTTTGATGTGACGGCAAATATTGATGGTGGGCAGCTGGCTGAAGCTCTCAAG GGAGCAGAGGTCACGTGCACGGCTGGGGGTCGCGGACAGGTGTACATTGGGGACTCAGCTGGGTGTGTGCACGGGCTCAATCGGCAGCTGAAAGTGAGCACATTTGTGGCACATGGGCAGCCAGTTCGCTCCATCACGGCCTTTGACCACACCAgcattgtcatcaccattgcC GATGGCAGCCCTGGGACTCCTTCAGAAGTCAAGGTATGGTCCCCAGACAAGCTGGACTCTCAGGGGCGACCCACGTGCCTGAGATCCCTGGCCCCTGATCCCCGGCCAGCCCCAGCCAGCCAGAGACAGTCCCAGGCGTCCCAGTCAGGGCCCAGCAGGAACCAGGTGCCCCATGTCACGACGCTGGCAGTGCACCCCAACCTGTCCCTCATGGCTGTGGGCTTTTCTGATGGCTCCATCATGTTGTACAGAG GTGAAGTGAGCAGGGAGCGTGGCAGCAAACATAAGGTGTTGCTGACTGTTTCCAGTGGCCTCACGTCCCTCCACCTTCGCCACACCACACGCTCCACGCATCTCTTTGCCACCACGCGCACCCACACCTACTGCATCAACCTCACAGTTCGGGACAAGGAGACCACA GTTGAGCTGGATGGTCTGGGCTGTGAACCAGGCTGCTCAACACTGGCAGACGGCAGACATGAACATCACTTCCTGGTAGCACGGCCTGAT GCTCTCTACAGCTACACCAGTGACAGTCGAGGGTCATGCTATGTATTCGAGGGAGAGAAGACCTTGGTGGCCTGGTTCCGTGGGTACCTCATTGTTGCAGCAGCAGACAAGGGAGGCCCAACCACCAG AAGTGGGGAACGCAGCATTACAGTGTATGACCTGACCAACAAGCTGGTGGCTCTCAGCACAAGGGTGAGAGGCCTGGCTGGCGTggtgggggagtggggaggCCTCTACCTGGTCACTACTGAGCCCTCCCTCATCCACATGTCAGAAAAGGACCTTCACAGCAAGTTTCAACTCCTGTTCAAGAAGAATCAGTTTGATATTGCCATCAG CCTGGCCAAGACTCAGTGCTGTGACCAGGAGGAAGTGGCGGAGATCCTGAAGCAGTATGGTGACTGGCTGTACAGCAAAGGGAACCATGCTGCAGCAATGGACCAGTACCTCAAGACTGTGCCTCACCTGGAACCCTCCTATGTCATCAGAAAG TACTTGGACACACAGCACATCCACAACCTGACCACCTACCTCCAGGCCCTGCACCGCACAGGCTCAGCCACTGCAGACCACACCAGCCTCCTCCTGAACTGCTACACACGTCTCAGAGACACTCAACAGCTCAACGAATTCATCATG AGCAAGGAAGGTGCAGTGGAGTGTGACGTGGAGCTTGGCGTGCGTGTGTGTCGCAGTGCTGGCTATTATGATCACGCCCTGGCCCTGGCGGCTCGACAtggcctccaccaccatcacctggcCATCCTCATTGACGACAAGAAGGACTACTCTGCTGCCCTGAG gtACATGGCCACACTAGagctggaggaggtgaaggccAACGTGCTGCGCTACGGCTCTGTCCTACTGAACCACGTCCCAGATGAGACCACTGAGCTGCTCATATCACTGTGCACCGATTACAAGCCCTCCAACTCACCCATTGTGAAGGAG GGATCCCTGGACAGCTACCCAACTCCTGAGGACCCAGTGAGGGCAGATCCTGAGGAATTTGAGTATCTGCTGGTGGGACACAGTGAACAGGCCATTACCTTCCTGGAGCGGCTGACAGACCCTCACAACCCCAGCAGGCAGCTCCTCTCCCCGCGCCTCTACACAACCTTGCTGGCAGAATACCTCCATCAGTACAGCCTGGCTCCAGAAG GCCAAGACCAGGTGGCACTTGGAGAGAAGGTCCTGGCACTGCTGCGTAACCCGGACACCAAGGTGTGTCGTGACCAGGCACTGCTACTCTGTGACAAACATAAGTTCCATGATGGCAAGCTTCTACTCTGGGAACAAGCTGGCAT GTTCGAAGAGATGCTGGCCTGGCATGGGGAGCGCGGGGAAACGGAAGCTGCACTAGCCGTGTGTTCCCGCAAGGCTCAGCAGCAGCCTAGCCTGTGGTGCTCCTTCCTCCGCCAGCTGGCCAGCGCCTCTAGCCCCAGCCCCCCAAACCCACACCACCTCTCCACCTGCCTCAACAATATCG AAGAGAAAGGTCTGATGCCAGCgctggaggtgatggaggtgctGGCCTCATCTCCACACATCACTCTCGGACAGGTGCGGGATTACCTGCTGGGTGTGGTTGCCTCCCACTCCAGCACACTGGCAGCCGAGGCCTCCCGCAGCCAGCAGTATGCCCAGGAGACAGCCAAGATGCGCGACACCATCAGGGACCTGCGAacggg TGCCACCCAGTTCACTGCCACCAAGTGTAATATTTGTAACAATGAACTGGAGCTGCCTTCAGTGCACTTCCTCTGCAGGCATTCCTTCCATCAGCA CTGCTTTGAGAGTTACAGTGAGAGTGATGCTGATTGTCCCATGTGCTTGccagagaacaagaaaatgatggATATTATCAAGGCACAG GAGACACACCGGAGTCAGCACGACCACTTCCATGAACAGCTGGAGCGTTCCTCAGCTGATGCCTTCACGGTGGTGGCTGACTATCTGGGGCGTGGGGTGTTCACTCACCTGCAGTCCCTGTCAGCGCTTTACCCTCGCCTCAACACCACCAAGA TTCCTGAGGTGGAGAGTCGACTCCGTGCACTGGAGAGAACCCTTCCAGGCACTGCTG GCATGGGCAGTGAAGGACGTCTCCGAGTGAAGGAAGGCAAAGGTCTTGCTGTGTTGGAACCTGAATCTGAGGCTCGCATACGCCTAGAGGGAAAACCAGGATTGTCAAAGTTCAGCTCCAGTGGCGGCTCTGTAAGGCCCAATGACCCCAATGCATCGAAGGCCTTGACCAGTCCCTCTGAGGCTCAGCTGAGGTCTTCCCTGTCATCGAGCATCCTTGTTCCTTCCCCTGAGGGTCGAGTGAGGGGTGGCGAGACCTCCAGGATGGGTGCTGGAGCGTCCAGCCCTTCCCTGCATGACCACATCACACGCTCCCCTCACACCACCAGATCTGCAGATAAACGCACTATGAATCAGGCAGTAGAGTCCATCTCCTCAGCTCTCGCCTCCACACAGGTCTCGTCCTCCCCCAAGAACAAGCCATCAGACAACCCATTCCAGGAGGAAGACTCAGCCACTGGAGGGAATCCTTTTGGAGATTTTGAAACAGAAAATTTGGAGAGCAACCCATTCgctgatgattatgatgagtCAAAGAACCCATTTGCAGCTGACACTCCCAGCACCACAAGTCCAGATCCCAAAAACCCGTTTGAATCGGATAACTACGACAGCTCACTCAATCCCTTCGCTGAGTCCTAG
- the LOC135089853 gene encoding vacuolar protein sorting-associated protein 11 homolog isoform X3 produces MAALLQWRKFSFFDVTANIDGGQLAEALKGAEVTCTAGGRGQVYIGDSAGCVHGLNRQLKVSTFVAHGQPVRSITAFDHTSIVITIADGSPGTPSEVKVWSPDKLDSQGRPTCLRSLAPDPRPAPASQRQSQASQSGPSRNQVPHVTTLAVHPNLSLMAVGFSDGSIMLYRGEVSRERGSKHKVLLTVSSGLTSLHLRHTTRSTHLFATTRTHTYCINLTVRDKETTVELDGLGCEPGCSTLADGRHEHHFLVARPDALYSYTSDSRGSCYVFEGEKTLVAWFRGYLIVAAADKGGPTTRSGERSITVYDLTNKLVALSTRVRGLAGVVGEWGGLYLVTTEPSLIHMSEKDLHSKFQLLFKKNQFDIAISLAKTQCCDQEEVAEILKQYGDWLYSKGNHAAAMDQYLKTVPHLEPSYVIRKYLDTQHIHNLTTYLQALHRTGSATADHTSLLLNCYTRLRDTQQLNEFIMSKEGAVECDVELGVRVCRSAGYYDHALALAARHGLHHHHLAILIDDKKDYSAALRYMATLELEEVKANVLRYGSVLLNHVPDETTELLISLCTDYKPSNSPIVKEGSLDSYPTPEDPVRADPEEFEYLLVGHSEQAITFLERLTDPHNPSRQLLSPRLYTTLLAEYLHQYSLAPEGQDQVALGEKVLALLRNPDTKVCRDQALLLCDKHKFHDGKLLLWEQAGMFEEMLAWHGERGETEAALAVCSRKAQQQPSLWCSFLRQLASASSPSPPNPHHLSTCLNNIEEKGLMPALEVMEVLASSPHITLGQVRDYLLGVVASHSSTLAAEASRSQQYAQETAKMRDTIRDLRTGATQFTATKCNICNNELELPSVHFLCRHSFHQHCFESYSESDADCPMCLPENKKMMDIIKAQETHRSQHDHFHEQLERSSADAFTVVADYLGRGVFTHLQSLSALYPRLNTTKTGGRGGGGGKGAEQIKRNEVADSSQEGGRGTRHYHTPHQNNTASVPEVESRLRALERTLPGTAGMGSEGRLRVKEGKGLAVLEPESEARIRLEGKPGLSKFSSSGGSVRPNDPNASKALTSPSEAQLRSSLSSSILVPSPEGRVRGGETSRMGAGASSPSLHDHITRSPHTTRSADKRTMNQAVESISSALASTQVSSSPKNKPSDNPFQEEDSATGGNPFGDFETENLESNPFADDYDESKNPFAADTPSTTSPDPKNPFESDNYDSSLNPFAES; encoded by the exons atggCTGCGCTGCTACAG tGGAGGAAGTTCAGTTTCTTTGATGTGACGGCAAATATTGATGGTGGGCAGCTGGCTGAAGCTCTCAAG GGAGCAGAGGTCACGTGCACGGCTGGGGGTCGCGGACAGGTGTACATTGGGGACTCAGCTGGGTGTGTGCACGGGCTCAATCGGCAGCTGAAAGTGAGCACATTTGTGGCACATGGGCAGCCAGTTCGCTCCATCACGGCCTTTGACCACACCAgcattgtcatcaccattgcC GATGGCAGCCCTGGGACTCCTTCAGAAGTCAAGGTATGGTCCCCAGACAAGCTGGACTCTCAGGGGCGACCCACGTGCCTGAGATCCCTGGCCCCTGATCCCCGGCCAGCCCCAGCCAGCCAGAGACAGTCCCAGGCGTCCCAGTCAGGGCCCAGCAGGAACCAGGTGCCCCATGTCACGACGCTGGCAGTGCACCCCAACCTGTCCCTCATGGCTGTGGGCTTTTCTGATGGCTCCATCATGTTGTACAGAG GTGAAGTGAGCAGGGAGCGTGGCAGCAAACATAAGGTGTTGCTGACTGTTTCCAGTGGCCTCACGTCCCTCCACCTTCGCCACACCACACGCTCCACGCATCTCTTTGCCACCACGCGCACCCACACCTACTGCATCAACCTCACAGTTCGGGACAAGGAGACCACA GTTGAGCTGGATGGTCTGGGCTGTGAACCAGGCTGCTCAACACTGGCAGACGGCAGACATGAACATCACTTCCTGGTAGCACGGCCTGAT GCTCTCTACAGCTACACCAGTGACAGTCGAGGGTCATGCTATGTATTCGAGGGAGAGAAGACCTTGGTGGCCTGGTTCCGTGGGTACCTCATTGTTGCAGCAGCAGACAAGGGAGGCCCAACCACCAG AAGTGGGGAACGCAGCATTACAGTGTATGACCTGACCAACAAGCTGGTGGCTCTCAGCACAAGGGTGAGAGGCCTGGCTGGCGTggtgggggagtggggaggCCTCTACCTGGTCACTACTGAGCCCTCCCTCATCCACATGTCAGAAAAGGACCTTCACAGCAAGTTTCAACTCCTGTTCAAGAAGAATCAGTTTGATATTGCCATCAG CCTGGCCAAGACTCAGTGCTGTGACCAGGAGGAAGTGGCGGAGATCCTGAAGCAGTATGGTGACTGGCTGTACAGCAAAGGGAACCATGCTGCAGCAATGGACCAGTACCTCAAGACTGTGCCTCACCTGGAACCCTCCTATGTCATCAGAAAG TACTTGGACACACAGCACATCCACAACCTGACCACCTACCTCCAGGCCCTGCACCGCACAGGCTCAGCCACTGCAGACCACACCAGCCTCCTCCTGAACTGCTACACACGTCTCAGAGACACTCAACAGCTCAACGAATTCATCATG AGCAAGGAAGGTGCAGTGGAGTGTGACGTGGAGCTTGGCGTGCGTGTGTGTCGCAGTGCTGGCTATTATGATCACGCCCTGGCCCTGGCGGCTCGACAtggcctccaccaccatcacctggcCATCCTCATTGACGACAAGAAGGACTACTCTGCTGCCCTGAG gtACATGGCCACACTAGagctggaggaggtgaaggccAACGTGCTGCGCTACGGCTCTGTCCTACTGAACCACGTCCCAGATGAGACCACTGAGCTGCTCATATCACTGTGCACCGATTACAAGCCCTCCAACTCACCCATTGTGAAGGAG GGATCCCTGGACAGCTACCCAACTCCTGAGGACCCAGTGAGGGCAGATCCTGAGGAATTTGAGTATCTGCTGGTGGGACACAGTGAACAGGCCATTACCTTCCTGGAGCGGCTGACAGACCCTCACAACCCCAGCAGGCAGCTCCTCTCCCCGCGCCTCTACACAACCTTGCTGGCAGAATACCTCCATCAGTACAGCCTGGCTCCAGAAG GCCAAGACCAGGTGGCACTTGGAGAGAAGGTCCTGGCACTGCTGCGTAACCCGGACACCAAGGTGTGTCGTGACCAGGCACTGCTACTCTGTGACAAACATAAGTTCCATGATGGCAAGCTTCTACTCTGGGAACAAGCTGGCAT GTTCGAAGAGATGCTGGCCTGGCATGGGGAGCGCGGGGAAACGGAAGCTGCACTAGCCGTGTGTTCCCGCAAGGCTCAGCAGCAGCCTAGCCTGTGGTGCTCCTTCCTCCGCCAGCTGGCCAGCGCCTCTAGCCCCAGCCCCCCAAACCCACACCACCTCTCCACCTGCCTCAACAATATCG AAGAGAAAGGTCTGATGCCAGCgctggaggtgatggaggtgctGGCCTCATCTCCACACATCACTCTCGGACAGGTGCGGGATTACCTGCTGGGTGTGGTTGCCTCCCACTCCAGCACACTGGCAGCCGAGGCCTCCCGCAGCCAGCAGTATGCCCAGGAGACAGCCAAGATGCGCGACACCATCAGGGACCTGCGAacggg TGCCACCCAGTTCACTGCCACCAAGTGTAATATTTGTAACAATGAACTGGAGCTGCCTTCAGTGCACTTCCTCTGCAGGCATTCCTTCCATCAGCA CTGCTTTGAGAGTTACAGTGAGAGTGATGCTGATTGTCCCATGTGCTTGccagagaacaagaaaatgatggATATTATCAAGGCACAG GAGACACACCGGAGTCAGCACGACCACTTCCATGAACAGCTGGAGCGTTCCTCAGCTGATGCCTTCACGGTGGTGGCTGACTATCTGGGGCGTGGGGTGTTCACTCACCTGCAGTCCCTGTCAGCGCTTTACCCTCGCCTCAACACCACCAAGA caggtggaagaggaggaggaggaggaaaaggggcaGAACAGATAAAGAGGAATGAGGTGGCTGATTCTagtcaagaaggaggaagaggcaccAGGcactaccacacaccacaccagaaCAACACAGCTTCGG TTCCTGAGGTGGAGAGTCGACTCCGTGCACTGGAGAGAACCCTTCCAGGCACTGCTG GCATGGGCAGTGAAGGACGTCTCCGAGTGAAGGAAGGCAAAGGTCTTGCTGTGTTGGAACCTGAATCTGAGGCTCGCATACGCCTAGAGGGAAAACCAGGATTGTCAAAGTTCAGCTCCAGTGGCGGCTCTGTAAGGCCCAATGACCCCAATGCATCGAAGGCCTTGACCAGTCCCTCTGAGGCTCAGCTGAGGTCTTCCCTGTCATCGAGCATCCTTGTTCCTTCCCCTGAGGGTCGAGTGAGGGGTGGCGAGACCTCCAGGATGGGTGCTGGAGCGTCCAGCCCTTCCCTGCATGACCACATCACACGCTCCCCTCACACCACCAGATCTGCAGATAAACGCACTATGAATCAGGCAGTAGAGTCCATCTCCTCAGCTCTCGCCTCCACACAGGTCTCGTCCTCCCCCAAGAACAAGCCATCAGACAACCCATTCCAGGAGGAAGACTCAGCCACTGGAGGGAATCCTTTTGGAGATTTTGAAACAGAAAATTTGGAGAGCAACCCATTCgctgatgattatgatgagtCAAAGAACCCATTTGCAGCTGACACTCCCAGCACCACAAGTCCAGATCCCAAAAACCCGTTTGAATCGGATAACTACGACAGCTCACTCAATCCCTTCGCTGAGTCCTAG